The Fulvivirga maritima genome segment ATTTTTGGATGTGGACAAAAGCATGGTGGCGCCAATTTGGAAATGGCTGAAGATGAAATGGTGGCGCCAACTTCTGAACAAAAATCAGTTGAAAAGATTGAAAGAAAATTGATAAAGGAAGGTCGTATTGAATTTGAAACTGAAAACATAAAGGCTACCAGAAAAACAATATTTGAGGCAGTAAATAAATTTAAAGGTTATGTCTCATCTGATCAGGAGTATAAGTTGCCAGGCCGTAAGAGTAATACAGTTGTAATCCGTGTGCCAGCAGCCAGTTTTGATGATTTACTGAGTGAGGCTACCCAAGGTGTAGAGAAATTTGAAAGTAAGGAAATAAATGTAAAAGATGTAACAGAGGAGTTTCTTGATATCCAAGCCAGATTAAAAACTAAAAAAGAACTTGAGCAGCGCTATGTTGATTTACTCAAGAAGGCAAAGAATGTTACTGAGATTTTGGAGATTGAGAAGCAAATAGGGCAGCTAAGGTCTGAAATCGAATCAATAGAAGGCAGGTTAAAATACCTACAAGACAGGGTTTCATTTTCTACTTTATCAATGACCTTTTATGAATCGATTCCTGATGAGACTGAATTTTCAAGCAAATTTAGTGATGGTTTTAAGAATGGATGGGATAACTTGGTTTGGTTTTTCGTTCTGTTAACTAATATTTGGCCGTTTATCTTAATTGTGCTTGGTTTAATAATTGGATTTAGAATTTATAGGAGAAGAAAACAGAAGCCTTAGTTTTATAGATGAGCATTTGTTCTTATAATTTGGCGTTAAAGCGGTCATGGAAATTACTTATTCTATTCCAAGTATAATGGGGTATGTAGTTGATAGATAATAAAGAATCTTTTTTTAAAAGAGATGGCTATATGTGAATCAATTGTATTAATATATTTCTATGAAATCAAAGTGTATTTTTTTGTTAATTTTTATATTCTCTTTTCAGGGAGCATTTTCTCAGAACGTTGACTCAACTCTGATTAAACAATTATATTTTATAAAGAAAATCTCTTATGGGGCTGGTTCAAGTTTATTTAATGACAGTAAGTTGTATTATAAAACAAAGGAGGCAGATGAATTACCATGGAAAAGAGAAAGAAGGTTTTCAGAGAAGGAATTAGTTACTATCACGGATACATTAATTCATAACTCAGAGCTTAGTTTAAATACAGGCAAATATTCTGGAACTAGTATTAGGCTATTTACCACCTTTCCCAGAGACATACTCAATATAGATGAAGTTTTTCGGATTCAAGTTGAACAGAGCAACTTATTGGATTCTATGAATAATATTGTAACTATTGATCCCCAGCCTTCTGTTTTTTATGGCTCAGAATTTTCCAGTAGGTATATAAATGGTGAAAATTATTCACACAACTGGCAAAATTTAACAGCTTCTTTCTCAACAAACCTTAACATTCAAACCAAGGCTGTAAAAGGAGAAATAACATTTCAGGTAGATTTTATTTTAGGCTATGATTATGTGGAAATTACTCCTGATGATATAGGGAAAGTATTCTCTTTAAATAATCATGATTTTAAGGTTGTAGATATTATTGATAATAAAGTGGTATTGTCGATTCATAATGAGATAGAGGAGCCAGAAATTGATTTTAAGTTTGTAAACTTAAATGATAAAGGTTTAGAAGTTAGCCCACTTTCTTTGGAAGACTTTAACGAATTAAAGATGCAAGACAGTACATTGTCATTTTTTTCTATGGGTACAGGTACGGGTAAATTATCACAGGCAGTCTATGATATTTTTAAATCCAAACCTAACATTCAATTTGAAGAATTTGATGAAAAGATTCATAGTAAGTTATTGCAACTAATAGAAGCTGAAGATAAGGAAGGAGCTGAATTGAAATATTTAGGTCCAAAATATACTGTAATAAAGACTGCAGGTCCAATAAGTAACCTTTATTTATATTGTCCCATTTACGGTGAGGTAAGAGAATTTGATTTGCAACTATAGTAATCAAATAATAACTGTATTGATTGACTTATACCCCTAATTCCAAGTGGTTGTTACCAGAACCTGGTATTTGAGTAATTGAAAATATCAAAATAAACTTGGATTAAATAAGCATATGACATTCAAATAATAGCTCATACCCATCTAACCAATGAATTTTGAAGAATTAGAGCGTAAAATAGAAGCTGCCACTAAAAAGGCATTTATAGAAATATATGATCAGCACCAAGACGAAGGCATATATGGTTTTGCCTTGTACAGTGATGGTGGGGCTATGACTGTTTGTCCTTCTGCAAATACCCAGGATTTTTTGGAAGATTTGGATGACGAGGAAAAGGAAGATCTCGCGTTTTATAAGTTTGAGCCAGCTGAATGGAAATATGAAATGGTGGGAGCAGATGAAGCGTTTAATGATATTTCTAAAGAATTAAGAACGGAGTTGGGTGAAAACTGGTTTGAAGATGAGGCAACTTTTGTGTTTTAGAAAGAGCCTTTTTAGCACTTGTATTAATGTTTTGAAAAAGCTTAAGGGAGAGAATTTCTTTAAAAACATAACAGGTGAGGAGGTGTTTTTAACTTTCACCGTTTCTGATTATGAGTTTGAAAATAAGGAAGTTGAGGATATTATTATTCAATTAAACGATAATGATTATCAAACGGAATATCTGGAATGGATGAAAAGTTGGGCAGATTAATATTTAAGTGGCGGAATGGATCAAAATGAATTTGCAGTAATACACAAAAAGACCTCTGAGCTTTTGGTAGCGGCCTTAGAGCGGTATAACCAAAATGCATGTCAATGTGCGTACCCAAGATTTCAGCAGCTCATTGGGATTGACTGTACTGAAACAGGTGATGCCTTTCACTGCTATGATACAGAATTGCTCATTAATCTTTCAAAAAAGTACTTTAATATAGGTGTGAGTAATCTTAATAATGAAAATGCCAATGAGAAATGGACTTGTAAAAAATGCCAATCGGTTTATGAATATGGGTGGCAAGATTTCAGCATAGCTGTAGAAAGGCAAAAATTAGAGTTGGTAGAGTTAAAGGCGAAGCCAATAGGGAAGGAGGCCAGTAAGCCCATTCCACTTTATTTAGGCCTGGCAGGACATACCTATCCTCCAAGAACAGAAATAGATCAGGTGAGCTTTGAAGAGTTTGAGAGCTATTTAATGGAGAAGGATAGAAGCGCTTTATGGAAATGTTTAGGTAATATAAATTGGCTTAGAGGTATAATTAAAAAATGATTAATTATAAGAGGTTATGCTTAATTGATGTAGATTTTAGTTTCGTAAACTACCTTTTAATACTTATATAAGGACGTACCTTCACTAATTGATCAACCCTGAGTTAATGAAAAAATTAATTTTCTTATTAATAATTGCCGCCTTAGCAGCTAGCTTTAAAAATCAAGACCTGGCAATTAATGATCCTATTCCAAAGCATGATAGCTTAACTATCACCTCAAAATATGTGAATGAAGACAGGGTAGTTAACATTTGGATCCCGCCCAATTATGATGAGTCAAAAGACAGTTATCCGGTGCTGTACATGCCAGACGTTGGCATAAAAGAGGATTTTCCTCATATTGCTAATACTCTTGGTCAGCTATTGGCTCAGAAAAAAATACCACCAGTTATTTTGGTAGGTATTGAAAATACAGAGCGTGGAAGAGATTTAACCGGTTATTCAGAGGCTGAAGATGACGCACAGTATTGCCCGCTCACTGATGGAGCTAAAGATTTTAGAGGTTTTATTGTGGAGGAGCTAATGCCTATGATCAACAAAACCTATAGAACATCTGATAAGAAAGGAATTATAGGAGAATCACTGGCCGGACTCTTTGTTATGGAAACCTTTTTTTACCCAACCCAAAACCTTTGATTTTTATATTGCCATGGATCCTTCACTTTGGTGGAATAACCATTTCTTAGCCAAAAATGCGGATGCCTTATTATCAGATTTTCCTGAAAAGGATATAAAATTATGGTTTACAGGTTCTAATACAGAAAGCATATTTGAGTACACCAGAAGTGTAGAAAAATCCTTAGAAAACAGTGCCCCAGCACAACTAACCTGGAAATACTCAGATGAACCAGGTGAGAAGCATCATACCATTTTTAGAGCTACTAAAGAGAAGGCCTTGTTATGGATTTTGTCTGACCAGAATGCTAACTAATAGAGGAATAGGCTGTCAAATCTTTGACGGAAATCACTTTTCCATAATCTTTTGTTTATGCGCTTTGCCCCAGGCAGTGAGGTGATTGATAATGGTTTGTAATGTTTTACCATGATCAGTTAGGGTGTAAACCACGGTGATAGGTTGCGTATCCATTATGGTGCGGTTGATCAATTTATTGAGCTCCAATTCCTTTAGCTCTTTGCTCAGCATACGATTAGAAATACCATCAATATCATTTAAAATATCAGAAAATCGCCTTTTGGTATAATAGCAGATAGAGGTGAGAATGGGGATTTTCCACTTTCCATTTAGCACATACATGGAGTCTTGTATGGCACGCATTTCTTCCTTATGCTCTTGTTTGAAATCAGCTGCTTCGCACTTCATGGTATTATATTTTTATTTTGTTATTAGGAGGTATAAAGTTACTTAAAATAACTGGAATTGTCAGGCGTTGATTATTAGTTGCGCGATTTATCATGAGCTTAAAAAATTTATAATCCTTTATGGAATTTGGTGTTTTCATGCATCTCACTAAAAAAAAAGATCATGAAATACGTTATACTATTAGTGCTATTGCTGTCTAATCAAGCTTTTTCACAGTCATTTACCGAACGTGAACTTAAAACCCGGATTGATGAAGTAACCATTTATGTTCAGGGTGGGCTGGTAACCCGAACAGGAAAGCTTGAGATTCCATCAGGCAAATCTACTCTAGTTGTTAAGTCTCTTTCTCCGCATATTGATAATAAAAGTGTGCAGGTAAAGGCTACAGGTGATTTTACCATACTATCAGTAAATCATAAGCTTAACCATCTGAACAGACTGAAAAAGGACAAGCAAATTGATAGTCTGAAAGGGCAAGTGGAATCTTTAGAGTTTGAAATATCAATGGCCGAATCTAGGCTTCAGATACTGGCAGAACAGCAAAGCTTGCTTAATGAAAATAAAAAGCTGGGAGGTGAAAATTCAGGTGCATCTTTAACTCAAATTAAACAGGCCATTGATTTTTATGATCGTGAGCTGACCGCAATCAAATCAGAAGAGATTAAGACCAGGCTTAAAATGAGGGAGTTGAATAAAGAAAAAGGCCAAATAGAGCAAGAAATATATAGGGTAGAAGGAAAAGATGAGCTGCCAACCAGCGAAATAGAAATAAGAGTAGATTCTAAAGGCAAGAGTGTAGGAGATTTTAAAATCACTTATTTGGTTTCGAACACCGGTTGGTATCCTAAATATGACGTGAGGGTAACAAGCGTGGCGGAACCAATAGAGCTAAAGTATAAAGCAGATATTTATCAAAATACAGGGGTAAACTGGGAGAATGTAAAACTTAAGCTATCAAATGGAGATCCTAACCAAAGTGGTGTGGCTCCCCAGTTAGAAACATGGTACCTCAATTATGCCCGAAACACTGTTAGAAATAGATCAGCCAATGGAGGAATCAATAGCGCAGTGCGAAATGTTTCCGGTAAGATTTTAAGTGAAAGTGGGGATCCGATTCCTGGAGCCAATATCTTAGTAAAAGGAATGAATATAGGTACTATCTCAGATATAGACGGCAACTACTCATTAACCCTGCCTAATGGGGCTACGCATTTGTCAATATCCTTTGTGGGCTATGCGCCAACAGTGTTACCAATTACATCTGAAAGGATGAATGTAAAGTTGAAAGCCGATGTATCTTCTTTAGAAGAGGTAGTGGTAACTGGTTATGGCATCGAAAGAGCATTGCCAGGACGTGTGGCAGGTATATCTATCCGTGGGAATAACAGTCTGGAGAAAAAGGCGAAGAGTGTAACTACTACCACCATAGAAAACCAAACCACAGTGGAGTTTGAGGTAGATGAGCCTTACTCTGTTAAGTCTAATGGCGAAAAGCTATCGGTAGATTTGAATAGCTTCAATATTGAAACTATATATGAATATTTTGCCGTGCCTAAGCTTGATAAAGATGCTTTTCTGATAGCGCGCATAATTAATTGGGATCAATATAATCTACTTGAAGGTGAAGCCAATCTGTATTTTGAAGATGCTTATGTAGGCCGATCCATTCTTGATGCCCGCTCTTTAGAAGATACCCTAAACATTTCTTTAGGTAGAGACAAAAGCATAGTTATAGGAAGAGAAAAGGTGGATGAGTATTCTAAACGAAGAACCATTGGCAGTAATAAGATTGAAAGCCGCGGGTACCAGATTTTTGCCAGGAATAAAAAATCGAAGAACATTAAATTGACCCTCTTTGATCAAATACCTGTAGCTGTCATTAGCGATATTTCTGTGACGGAAAATAACCTTTCAGGCGGAAAGCTAGACGAAAAAACAGGCGAAGTGACCTGGGAGCTTAACCTGGAGCCACAAGAGCAAAAAGAATTAAAATTAAGCTATGACGTGAAATACCCTAAGTATGAGAAGGTGATTTTGGAGTAAGCAACGCTGAACTGTAACTAAAAACATAAATTTGAACTTAAAGGGGCAAAGGTTAATGGTCTTATAATTGATCCTTGTCTTATTAATGTGGTTTTGTAACTCACCTCATTCATTACTTTTTAAAGGGAGAAGAGGTAGCCGAAACTGATCCTAACTAATAAAACATGGCATTTCAAAACGAAATACTAAAAATACCTATTGAGAAACGTTGCGTTCAAACGCGAGGAGGAAGTTGGAACTTGCCTTTAGAGGATTGTTATTTTGGAGTGCCAGAGAGTGAATTGTTTGGGTGGACGCCACTGCATGAAATTCCTGCTCATACCAAAGGTTTCCATTTTTATTTAGGCAGTGATGGTCATAGTCTTATCCATGAATTTGTGAAATCAGAGTACCCGGAGCAAATAGAAAGATTGTCCATAGGTAATTCTTCTTTTGCCCTTGGCTCTGGGCTGAATTATGAGCATATAGCTAAGGTTCTATCTTCTGCTAAATTCCCTGATTTAAAGGTGTTTCAATTAGGCGTATGGGAGCTTTACCATAATGCTCACGGCTCGTATGGAAACCTGGGCGATGTTACAGAAATATTAAAAAGCATGCCGAATTTAGAGGTGTTATTGCTCGGTGGAGCTTTTACATTGCAGTCGCCCGTTACTTTGGCCAATCTTAAAGATATATCTGTTTTAATAGATGACCCGATAACAGGAACCAACGGAGGTAGTATTGATGACGATACCTTTAATCACCTACAGGAGTCATTCTTCCCTGAATTAACTGAGGCATTCCTTGATCTTGAATGCGATGATAGTAATGAAGATTATAAAATCTCTAAGGCATTAATTTCAGGTGCTAGCTGGCCAAAACTTCAAAAAATTGAGTTTACAGGCCTTTATAACCATGATGAGCAACAAAAAATGAAGAATAGCCAGTTTGTGATTAATAATAACATAAAGGTTTATTTTTCAGATCTTGAGTAGGGGGTATAAAACCCGTTGCCGTTCTTAGCCTTAGGCTACGTACTATCCAATGATCACCAGTGTTTGTGAAAATAATATTGAAGAAATTAGCAATCATTTTAATATTTATAGGGCTTGTAAGCCTATATGTTTATGATCCTGCAATAGAAAGGAAGGTGGCCTTTGATCACTATTCAGTTAAATAGGAATGGAGGCTGTTTAATAATTCATTTTGCAATTCAAGAACCGCGGGGCATTGTTATACCAATGAAACGAACAGGATAAATGCTGAGATGGAATTGTACTTAAAGCTTTTAGAAAATGTAGGAGGCAATGAGCCTGTTAAAATTAAACTGAAATCTGTTATACAAAAGGTATATCGGTTTGATATGGCATATTCTGAATTAACCAAAGCAAAAGAATTTAAAATAGACTCTCTTCAAAAATACAAGCACCAAATCTTCAGAAAGATAATGTTGAAATAAAAATAGCCTTCTTAATTTACCTTTCCCTATCTCGTTGCTATTCTCCTCACCCAACAGACATCACCCAAACCCCTCGGTAAGCATTTCCATTCCGGTAATTCTAGCATTTCATTAAATGCTATTGAAAAAATATTTCTCTTCAATTTGCTCATATTCAGCGATATAAGTTCTTTTTGAAAGTACTTATAGCACGTGCCGCACTGTGCCTTATGTGCCAAAATAACCTACTTACATTTGATTCATCAAGTTCCTGATGGTATTATGACGCCGGACGGATGCATCCTGATTTAGACCTACCCGCGGATAATTAAAAGGTCTATGTAAGCACAGATATAATGAAGAGCTTATCACTTAATCCAGGTATTAGGTAGTGGGCTTATAGAAAAACATTATGTCTACATGTCATGCCTGATATAGAAGCAAATAAGTACGGCCTGGAGGCGCTGTGTTGATTTGCGACTGTATCCTTTTCCTCCTGCCATGGGGAACATGTGAAAAACATGTTTAACCCGGCTTGCCAGGCTCATGAGAGCTTGGCAGAG includes the following:
- a CDS encoding DUF4349 domain-containing protein — encoded protein: MDKIIIKHLPQFISLVLLVSIFGCGQKHGGANLEMAEDEMVAPTSEQKSVEKIERKLIKEGRIEFETENIKATRKTIFEAVNKFKGYVSSDQEYKLPGRKSNTVVIRVPAASFDDLLSEATQGVEKFESKEINVKDVTEEFLDIQARLKTKKELEQRYVDLLKKAKNVTEILEIEKQIGQLRSEIESIEGRLKYLQDRVSFSTLSMTFYESIPDETEFSSKFSDGFKNGWDNLVWFFVLLTNIWPFILIVLGLIIGFRIYRRRKQKP
- a CDS encoding DUF4303 domain-containing protein, which codes for MNFEELERKIEAATKKAFIEIYDQHQDEGIYGFALYSDGGAMTVCPSANTQDFLEDLDDEEKEDLAFYKFEPAEWKYEMVGADEAFNDISKELRTELGENWFEDEATFVF
- a CDS encoding alpha/beta hydrolase — protein: MKKLIFLLIIAALAASFKNQDLAINDPIPKHDSLTITSKYVNEDRVVNIWIPPNYDESKDSYPVLYMPDVGIKEDFPHIANTLGQLLAQKKIPPVILVGIENTERGRDLTGYSEAEDDAQYCPLTDGAKDFRGFIVEELMPMINKTYRTSDKKGIIGESLAGLFVMETFFYPTQNL
- a CDS encoding winged helix-turn-helix transcriptional regulator; the encoded protein is MKCEAADFKQEHKEEMRAIQDSMYVLNGKWKIPILTSICYYTKRRFSDILNDIDGISNRMLSKELKELELNKLINRTIMDTQPITVVYTLTDHGKTLQTIINHLTAWGKAHKQKIMEK
- a CDS encoding mucoidy inhibitor MuiA family protein, whose product is MKYVILLVLLLSNQAFSQSFTERELKTRIDEVTIYVQGGLVTRTGKLEIPSGKSTLVVKSLSPHIDNKSVQVKATGDFTILSVNHKLNHLNRLKKDKQIDSLKGQVESLEFEISMAESRLQILAEQQSLLNENKKLGGENSGASLTQIKQAIDFYDRELTAIKSEEIKTRLKMRELNKEKGQIEQEIYRVEGKDELPTSEIEIRVDSKGKSVGDFKITYLVSNTGWYPKYDVRVTSVAEPIELKYKADIYQNTGVNWENVKLKLSNGDPNQSGVAPQLETWYLNYARNTVRNRSANGGINSAVRNVSGKILSESGDPIPGANILVKGMNIGTISDIDGNYSLTLPNGATHLSISFVGYAPTVLPITSERMNVKLKADVSSLEEVVVTGYGIERALPGRVAGISIRGNNSLEKKAKSVTTTTIENQTTVEFEVDEPYSVKSNGEKLSVDLNSFNIETIYEYFAVPKLDKDAFLIARIINWDQYNLLEGEANLYFEDAYVGRSILDARSLEDTLNISLGRDKSIVIGREKVDEYSKRRTIGSNKIESRGYQIFARNKKSKNIKLTLFDQIPVAVISDISVTENNLSGGKLDEKTGEVTWELNLEPQEQKELKLSYDVKYPKYEKVILE